The Methanobacterium alcaliphilum genome contains a region encoding:
- a CDS encoding ARPP-1 family domain-containing protein, with protein MNIRVIMVVAVIMIFAAGFGVLNYNNIKGLTLEEAYASGKVQITQETAAGTIPHTVQIQNKGKDPLQVEEGYILTSNSSQDLVTARNEIIPPDTNVTVPAYCLEPNQRAVEKSKLEVSGPAPAMIKSIISTSNVQNPSEAFNTQLRIWVIANGPEFNIYTGEVVAVAEKQDISYSNIRQNVSNVKIEIMTKFNLTESQVNKININNSIVNKSQSIGFDSIIESISKSLNL; from the coding sequence ATGAATATTCGGGTAATTATGGTAGTGGCAGTAATAATGATATTTGCTGCAGGTTTTGGAGTTTTGAATTATAATAATATCAAAGGATTAACTCTTGAAGAAGCTTATGCATCTGGTAAGGTTCAAATTACTCAGGAAACTGCTGCAGGTACTATTCCTCACACGGTACAAATCCAAAATAAGGGTAAGGATCCTCTTCAAGTAGAAGAAGGCTATATATTAACTAGTAACTCTTCTCAAGATTTAGTAACTGCTCGAAATGAGATAATTCCACCGGATACTAATGTCACTGTCCCTGCTTATTGTTTAGAACCTAATCAAAGAGCTGTAGAAAAAAGTAAATTAGAAGTTTCAGGACCTGCACCTGCTATGATAAAAAGCATCATATCCACATCCAACGTGCAAAATCCCTCTGAAGCTTTTAATACTCAACTCAGGATATGGGTAATTGCTAACGGGCCTGAATTTAATATTTATACTGGAGAAGTTGTTGCCGTGGCTGAAAAACAGGATATTTCTTATTCAAATATTCGCCAAAATGTTTCCAATGTTAAAATTGAAATCATGACCAAATTCAATCTAACTGAAAGTCAAGTGAATAAAATCAATATTAACAATTCTATTGTTAATAAAAGCCAGAGCATTGGATTTGATTCAATCATAGAAAGTATATCAAAAAGCTTAAATTTGTGA
- the proS gene encoding proline--tRNA ligase produces MTDFSEWFHNILEEAEIIDSRYPIKGMHVWLPQGFKLRKHTLNILKNLLDKEHEEVLFPLLVPEDELAKEAIHVKGFEEEVYWVTHGGLTELNKKLALRPTSETAMYPMFSLWVRSHTDLPMKFYQVVNTFRYETKHTRPLIRVREITTFKEAHTIHKSSDGAEKQVLEALSIYKKFFDILAIPYVITKRPVWDKFPGADYTMAFDTLMPDGKTLQIGTVHNLGQTFAKTFEITFENSEGDHEYVYQTCYGLSDRVIASAISVHGDESGLCLPPDIAPYQIVIVPIIFKKGGEEVINKCREIENELVDEGFRVKFDDRDIRAGKKFYEWEMRGVPLRIEIGPRDLENNNAVFLRRDNMEKTNVSLNDDIISSVKDSLSLLSSNMKDVAWERFNNQIKKAETVEDARDEVESNQGIISFSWCGDEDCGKAIEEQVRVDILGIQEDEESGNCINCGKKAKHKALLAKTY; encoded by the coding sequence ATGACAGATTTCAGTGAATGGTTTCACAATATTTTAGAGGAAGCAGAGATTATCGACTCACGTTACCCAATTAAAGGGATGCATGTTTGGCTTCCTCAAGGTTTTAAATTAAGGAAACATACATTAAATATTCTTAAAAATCTTCTGGATAAAGAACACGAAGAAGTTCTTTTCCCCTTACTGGTACCTGAAGATGAACTTGCTAAAGAAGCTATTCATGTTAAAGGTTTTGAAGAAGAAGTATACTGGGTAACACATGGTGGGCTTACTGAGTTAAATAAAAAATTGGCTTTAAGACCTACCAGTGAAACAGCCATGTACCCTATGTTTTCACTTTGGGTAAGATCACATACAGATCTGCCTATGAAGTTTTATCAAGTTGTAAACACTTTCCGTTATGAAACAAAACACACAAGGCCTTTGATTAGGGTTAGGGAGATTACAACATTCAAAGAAGCCCATACTATTCATAAAAGTAGTGATGGTGCTGAAAAACAAGTACTAGAAGCATTATCTATTTATAAAAAATTCTTTGATATTTTGGCTATTCCTTATGTAATAACTAAAAGACCAGTCTGGGACAAATTCCCTGGTGCTGATTATACTATGGCCTTTGATACATTGATGCCTGATGGAAAAACGCTTCAAATTGGAACGGTTCATAATCTAGGACAAACATTTGCCAAAACATTTGAAATAACTTTTGAGAATTCTGAAGGAGATCATGAATATGTCTACCAAACGTGTTATGGGCTTTCTGATCGGGTAATTGCCTCTGCAATAAGTGTTCATGGTGATGAATCTGGATTATGCTTACCTCCAGATATTGCTCCTTATCAAATAGTAATAGTTCCAATTATCTTCAAAAAAGGTGGAGAAGAAGTTATTAATAAATGCAGAGAAATTGAAAATGAATTGGTTGATGAAGGTTTCCGTGTAAAATTTGATGATCGAGACATTCGCGCAGGTAAAAAATTTTATGAATGGGAAATGAGGGGAGTGCCTTTAAGGATAGAAATTGGCCCAAGGGATCTTGAAAATAATAATGCTGTTTTCTTGAGAAGAGATAATATGGAAAAGACAAATGTCAGCTTAAATGATGATATAATTTCTTCTGTAAAAGATTCATTATCATTATTGAGTTCTAATATGAAAGATGTGGCATGGGAAAGGTTCAATAATCAAATTAAAAAAGCTGAAACAGTTGAAGATGCACGTGATGAGGTTGAAAGTAATCAAGGTATTATTTCTTTTTCATGGTGTGGAGATGAAGACTGTGGAAAAGCAATTGAAGAGCAGGTAAGAGTAGATATATTAGGAATACAGGAAGATGAAGAATCAGGAAATTGTATTAATTGTGGTAAAAAAGCAAAACATAAAGCTTTACTTGCAAAAACATACTAA
- the cofC gene encoding 2-phospho-L-lactate guanylyltransferase → MNKTFAIIPVSRFSHAKTRLSPTLSPSEREGLLKAMLMDVTDSLKNIVSEVVVISSDEDVLDFAYDLGVKILQEKGQTDLNGALQQAVDWCAGDCQKIIITPSDIPLLSLANPENLIAESEKYDMVIAPAKGGGTNAIIFKPNNINLKFGDCSFFEHLSEANNNGLSFQIYDSFYLSLDVNTAEDLGEIILHGNGTNTQKYLKKLNLMVKPYRGSDRLEIVREIQ, encoded by the coding sequence ATGAATAAAACATTTGCGATAATTCCTGTGTCCCGTTTTTCACATGCAAAAACTCGATTATCCCCTACATTATCTCCTTCGGAACGTGAAGGATTGTTGAAAGCGATGTTAATGGATGTTACTGACTCTCTAAAAAACATAGTCTCAGAAGTTGTTGTAATAAGTTCTGATGAAGATGTACTGGATTTTGCTTATGACTTGGGAGTAAAAATTCTCCAGGAAAAAGGTCAAACAGATTTAAATGGTGCACTGCAACAAGCTGTTGATTGGTGCGCAGGGGATTGTCAAAAAATAATCATAACCCCCTCTGATATTCCTTTATTATCGCTGGCCAATCCTGAAAATTTAATTGCAGAATCTGAAAAATATGATATGGTAATCGCCCCTGCCAAAGGAGGAGGTACTAATGCCATTATATTCAAACCAAATAATATTAATTTAAAATTTGGAGACTGCAGTTTTTTTGAACATTTATCTGAAGCAAATAATAATGGATTAAGTTTCCAAATATATGACTCATTTTATTTATCCCTGGATGTAAACACCGCTGAAGATTTAGGTGAAATAATTTTACATGGCAATGGTACTAATACTCAAAAATATTTAAAAAAGCTAAATCTAATGGTTAAACCGTATAGGGGTTCTGATAGGTTAGAAATCGTAAGAGAGATACAATGA